A stretch of Crossiella cryophila DNA encodes these proteins:
- a CDS encoding ABC transporter ATP-binding protein, translating into MLRLDRIVRVHVRQGIRTTVLDEVSLHVAAGELVALRGASGSGKTTLLAVAGLLARPDAGTVRLAGQDTRELSEARLARMRREELGFVFQSGHLLPHLSAVRNVALAVPGPAAAATARAEQALAGLGLHPRRHHLPGLLSGGEAQRVALARALVNRPSLLLADEPTGNLDPATGGVVLDHLRAAAELGCAVLVVTHSDTVAAAADRRLHLAEGRLTEGAR; encoded by the coding sequence GTGCTCAGACTCGACCGGATCGTGCGCGTACATGTGCGCCAAGGCATCCGCACCACCGTGCTGGACGAGGTGTCCCTGCACGTGGCCGCCGGGGAGCTGGTCGCGCTGCGCGGCGCGTCCGGCTCCGGCAAGACCACCCTGCTCGCGGTGGCCGGACTGCTGGCCCGCCCGGACGCAGGCACGGTGCGGCTGGCCGGGCAGGACACCCGGGAGCTGAGCGAGGCGCGGCTGGCCAGGATGCGGCGGGAGGAGCTGGGTTTCGTGTTCCAGTCCGGCCACCTGCTGCCGCACCTGAGCGCGGTGCGCAACGTCGCGCTGGCCGTGCCCGGTCCGGCCGCCGCCGCGACCGCGCGGGCCGAACAGGCACTGGCCGGACTGGGTCTGCACCCGCGGCGGCATCACCTCCCCGGGCTGCTCTCCGGTGGTGAGGCGCAACGGGTGGCCCTGGCCAGGGCGCTGGTCAACCGGCCGTCGCTGCTGCTGGCCGACGAACCCACCGGCAACCTCGACCCGGCCACCGGAGGGGTCGTGCTGGACCACCTGCGCGCGGCGGCCGAACTCGGCTGCGCGGTGCTGGTGGTCACCCACTCCGACACCGTCGCCGCCGCGGCCGACCGCCGCCTGCACCTGGCCGAGGGCCGGTTAACCGAGGGAGCCCGATGA
- a CDS encoding MerR family transcriptional regulator yields the protein MFSQEPCRSPLIMDVNSQVRDSGLFDIVETRCFPARAARRGGGCSQGDCHMRGMRFFTVSELTTRANVAERTIREYRTKGLLPPVPMINGRLRFGDEHLTAIRRISEYQREGLNLAAIRRLMAEAAHTPLTGLLQEFHRLHRAGSAAARPLVDHGVVLITGDGVRPGASALLTAVARLERIGVPYRAGLLFLAELFAPLGFQPESLTTALDGLRRAVPATGPGLLSHQVVHAVIGEVVGLRLHRLLGRCSCPDSGGNSCRS from the coding sequence ATGTTTAGTCAAGAACCCTGCCGAAGTCCGTTGATCATGGATGTGAACAGCCAGGTCAGGGACTCGGGACTATTTGACATCGTCGAAACGCGATGTTTCCCTGCGCGGGCCGCCCGCCGGGGAGGCGGCTGTTCGCAAGGAGATTGTCATATGCGGGGCATGCGATTTTTCACGGTTTCCGAGCTGACCACTCGGGCAAACGTGGCAGAACGCACTATTCGGGAGTACCGGACCAAGGGATTACTGCCGCCGGTGCCTATGATCAATGGCCGGCTGCGCTTTGGTGACGAACACCTCACCGCGATCCGGCGCATCTCCGAATACCAGCGAGAGGGCCTCAACCTGGCCGCGATCCGGCGACTCATGGCCGAAGCGGCGCACACCCCGCTGACCGGCCTGCTCCAGGAATTCCACCGGCTGCACCGGGCCGGCAGCGCGGCCGCGCGCCCGCTGGTCGACCACGGCGTCGTGCTGATCACCGGGGACGGGGTGCGGCCGGGGGCGTCCGCGCTGCTCACCGCGGTGGCCCGGCTGGAGCGGATCGGCGTGCCGTACCGGGCGGGGCTGCTCTTCCTGGCTGAACTGTTTGCGCCACTGGGCTTCCAGCCGGAATCACTCACCACCGCACTGGACGGCCTGCGCCGCGCGGTGCCTGCGACCGGTCCCGGACTGCTGAGTCACCAGGTGGTGCACGCGGTGATCGGCGAGGTGGTCGGTCTGCGGCTGCACCGGCTACTCGGCCGCTGCTCCTGTCCGGACTCCGGCGGGAACTCATGCCGGTCCTAG
- a CDS encoding polysaccharide lyase 6 family protein, with translation MKQRTAMLLPVLAAAIVLTLPSAATAGSTGAEVVRVNSLSALQNALNSAKPGDRIELADGSYNATGAITVRRSGTASAPITVSAANVGKAVITGSTGFAFDNVSYVTLNGFSLRHGGSLSVPTGAHHIRLSRNTIQFAGDGNWVNINGNDVEIDRNTFQNRSTAGVFLQIAGPSDNVAKRTKVHHNYFYNHTFAGANGGESIRLGFSHKQSYSANAVIEHNLFEKANGDPEAISVKASDNTIRYNTIRDSKGYIVLRHGHRNLVEGNLLLGNTGIRFHGNDHKIINNYVAATGGRALVFGKGSEADSSPTSTGHDRPDRVVVAYNTLLGTSSVVDSDGGDFLPKDCVLANNIIVGSSGSLVNMRAGSTVKYEGNIAYGAGAGMPSGGYRNVDPKLVTDANGLKRLSSGSPAIDAGAGSYSFVTNDFDPHERSGKLDVGADEFGGSVARKPLQKADVGPSAP, from the coding sequence ATGAAGCAACGAACCGCCATGCTGCTGCCTGTTCTGGCCGCCGCTATCGTCCTCACCCTGCCGTCTGCCGCGACGGCCGGGTCCACCGGCGCCGAAGTGGTGCGGGTGAACAGCCTGTCCGCCCTGCAGAACGCGCTCAACTCGGCCAAACCGGGCGACCGGATCGAACTGGCCGACGGCAGTTACAACGCCACCGGTGCCATCACCGTCCGCCGTTCCGGCACCGCGTCCGCGCCGATCACGGTCAGCGCGGCAAACGTTGGCAAGGCGGTCATCACCGGGTCCACCGGGTTCGCCTTCGACAACGTCAGTTACGTGACGCTGAACGGATTCTCCCTGCGGCACGGCGGTTCGCTGTCCGTGCCGACCGGGGCGCACCACATCCGGTTGAGCCGCAACACGATCCAGTTCGCCGGTGACGGGAACTGGGTCAACATCAACGGAAACGACGTGGAGATCGACCGCAACACCTTCCAGAACCGCAGCACCGCCGGGGTCTTCCTGCAGATCGCCGGGCCGAGCGACAACGTCGCCAAGCGCACCAAGGTGCACCACAACTACTTCTACAATCACACCTTCGCCGGGGCCAACGGCGGTGAGTCGATCCGCCTGGGCTTCAGCCACAAGCAGAGCTACTCGGCCAACGCGGTCATCGAGCACAACCTGTTCGAGAAGGCCAACGGCGACCCCGAGGCGATCTCGGTGAAGGCATCGGACAACACCATCCGGTACAACACCATCCGGGACAGCAAGGGCTACATCGTGCTGCGGCACGGCCACCGCAACCTGGTGGAGGGCAACCTGCTGCTGGGCAACACCGGCATCCGCTTCCACGGCAACGACCACAAGATCATCAACAACTACGTGGCGGCCACCGGTGGACGCGCGCTGGTCTTCGGCAAGGGCTCGGAGGCGGACAGCTCGCCGACCAGCACCGGGCACGACCGGCCGGACCGGGTCGTCGTCGCCTACAACACCCTGCTGGGCACCAGCTCGGTGGTGGACAGCGACGGCGGCGACTTCCTGCCCAAGGACTGCGTGCTGGCCAACAACATCATCGTGGGCAGCTCCGGTTCGCTGGTGAACATGCGCGCCGGGTCCACGGTCAAGTACGAGGGCAACATCGCCTACGGCGCCGGCGCGGGCATGCCCTCGGGCGGCTACCGCAACGTCGACCCGAAGCTGGTCACCGACGCCAACGGGCTCAAGCGACTCAGCTCGGGCAGCCCGGCCATCGACGCCGGGGCTGGCAGCTATTCCTTTGTCACCAACGACTTCGACCCGCACGAGCGCAGCGGCAAGCTGGACGTGGGCGCGGACGAGTTCGGTGGTTCGGTGGCCCGCAAGCCGCTGCAGAAGGCCGACGTGGGTCCGTCGGCTCCGTGA
- a CDS encoding NADPH:quinone oxidoreductase family protein, which yields MRAWRVHELGEPRDVLKLDEVPDPVAGPGQLLVKVRATALNFPDVLICRGQYQVRPPLPFTPGVELCGEVVALGEGATGWSVGDRVIATPAPPNGGLAEYVTVNANEVIPAPESLDDAQAAGFHIAYQTGWFGLRRRAELAEGETLLVHAAAGGVGSAAIQLGKAAGATVIGVVGGARKAEVAKQLGADLVIDRKQEDVIATVKEFTGGRGVDVVYDPVGGDSFRASTKVIAFEGRIVIVGFASGEIPSAAMNHALVKNYSLLGLHWGLYTHKDPASVRQASLELAALADQGLLDPLVGERLPLAEAPAGLQRLADGDSVGRVVVTMD from the coding sequence GTGCGGGCATGGCGGGTGCACGAGCTGGGCGAGCCGCGGGATGTGCTCAAGCTGGACGAGGTTCCGGACCCGGTGGCAGGCCCCGGCCAGCTGCTGGTGAAGGTCCGGGCGACCGCGCTGAACTTCCCGGACGTGCTGATCTGCCGTGGTCAGTACCAGGTTCGCCCGCCACTGCCGTTCACACCGGGGGTCGAGCTTTGCGGTGAAGTGGTCGCGCTCGGTGAGGGCGCGACCGGCTGGTCGGTCGGCGATCGCGTCATCGCCACCCCCGCGCCGCCCAACGGCGGACTTGCCGAATACGTCACAGTCAACGCGAACGAGGTGATCCCGGCGCCGGAGTCCCTCGACGACGCGCAGGCCGCCGGGTTCCACATCGCCTACCAGACCGGCTGGTTCGGCCTGCGCCGCCGGGCGGAGCTGGCCGAGGGCGAGACCCTGCTCGTGCACGCGGCCGCAGGCGGGGTCGGCAGCGCGGCCATCCAGCTGGGCAAGGCAGCGGGCGCCACGGTGATCGGCGTGGTCGGCGGCGCGCGCAAGGCCGAGGTGGCCAAGCAGCTGGGCGCGGACCTGGTGATCGACCGCAAGCAGGAGGACGTGATCGCCACGGTGAAGGAGTTCACCGGCGGCCGCGGCGTGGACGTGGTCTACGACCCGGTCGGCGGCGACTCCTTCCGCGCCTCCACCAAGGTCATCGCCTTCGAGGGCCGGATCGTCATCGTCGGCTTCGCCAGCGGCGAGATCCCCAGCGCGGCGATGAACCACGCCCTGGTCAAGAACTACTCGCTGCTGGGCCTGCACTGGGGCCTGTACACGCACAAGGACCCGGCCTCGGTCCGCCAGGCGAGCCTGGAACTGGCCGCACTGGCCGATCAGGGCCTGCTCGACCCGCTGGTCGGCGAGCGGCTGCCACTGGCCGAGGCGCCAGCTGGCCTGCAACGACTCGCCGACGGCGACTCCGTCGGCCGGGTCGTGGTCACGATGGACTGA
- a CDS encoding ribonucleoside-diphosphate reductase subunit alpha: MHSPEIAPGAVTVIRRNGAVSPFESGKISVAMTKAWLAVEGTDAGASPRVREQIAELTQSVEQALLRHAGPDRPLHIEQIQDQVELTLMRAGHQKVARAYVLYREEHTKARAESTPKAAPQFSVRQADGTLAPLDTARLALVIQESCAGLTAVSAETVLAETMRNLYNGISPAELSVAPVMAARTMVENDPNYSYVSARLLLDKARGEALGFLAGEERVASHAQMTEQYPVYFAEFIRRGVELDQLDTELAKFDLERLGAALVADRDLQFQFLGMQTLYDRYLLHSDEVRYELPQAFFMRVAMGLALREDDREARAIEFYDLISSFDFMCSTPTLFNAGTTRSQLSSCFLTTVGDDLEGIFHGISNNALLSKYAGGLGNDWTPVRGIGAHIKGTNGKSQGVVPFLKIANDTAVAVNQGGKRKGAVCAYLETWHIDVEEFLDLRKNTGDDRRRTHDMNTANWVPDEFLRRVRADGQWTLFSPDEVPDLHDAYGLEFSRKYAEYEAAADRGEIRVFRRVQAKDLWRRMLTMLFETGHPWITFKDPCNLRSPQQHSGVVHSSNLCTEITLNTTIDEVAVCNLGSVNLAQHITADGIDHARLEKTVRTAVRMLDNVIDVNFYTIPEARRSNMRHRPVGLGLMGFQDALYALRLPMASPGAVEFADRSMEEISYYAISASAELAAERGAYESFPGSLWSKGILPIDSVQILADNRAGDLAVDRSSTLDWDTLRARVVEVGMRNSNVMAIAPTATIANITGVNQSIEPLYRNLYVKSNMSGDFTVVNPQLVRELKERGLWDEVMIGDLKYFDGSLGAIERIPAELKSLYATAFELDSEWLIEAAARRQKWIDQAQSLNLYMAKPSGKKLDSLYQLAWLRGLKTTYYLRAQSATHVEKSTLRGTDGKLNAVSPVLVAPEPAPAAVSPAAAQAAEALACSITDPDCEACQ, from the coding sequence GTGCATTCGCCAGAGATCGCGCCGGGCGCGGTCACGGTGATCCGCCGCAACGGCGCGGTGTCCCCGTTCGAGTCGGGCAAGATCTCGGTCGCGATGACCAAGGCCTGGCTGGCCGTGGAGGGCACCGACGCCGGCGCCTCGCCGCGCGTACGGGAACAGATCGCCGAGCTGACCCAGTCGGTGGAACAGGCTCTGTTGCGGCACGCCGGTCCGGACCGGCCGCTGCACATCGAGCAGATCCAGGACCAGGTCGAACTGACCCTCATGCGGGCCGGGCACCAGAAGGTCGCCCGCGCTTACGTGCTCTACCGCGAGGAGCACACCAAGGCCCGCGCGGAGTCCACGCCCAAGGCCGCGCCGCAGTTCTCGGTGCGTCAGGCCGACGGCACGCTGGCCCCGCTGGACACCGCGCGGCTCGCGCTGGTGATCCAGGAGTCCTGCGCCGGGCTGACCGCGGTCTCCGCGGAGACCGTGCTCGCCGAGACCATGCGCAACCTGTACAACGGGATCAGCCCGGCCGAGCTGAGCGTGGCGCCGGTGATGGCCGCGCGCACCATGGTCGAGAACGACCCGAACTACTCCTACGTCAGCGCCCGGCTGCTGCTGGACAAGGCACGCGGTGAGGCCCTCGGCTTCCTCGCGGGCGAGGAGCGGGTGGCCAGCCACGCGCAGATGACCGAGCAGTACCCGGTCTACTTCGCCGAGTTCATCCGCCGCGGCGTTGAGCTGGACCAGCTCGACACCGAACTGGCCAAGTTCGACCTGGAGCGCCTGGGCGCGGCCCTGGTCGCCGACCGCGACCTGCAGTTCCAGTTCCTCGGCATGCAGACCCTCTACGACCGGTACCTGTTGCACAGCGACGAGGTCCGCTACGAGCTGCCGCAGGCCTTCTTCATGCGGGTGGCCATGGGCCTGGCGCTGCGCGAGGACGACCGCGAGGCGCGGGCGATCGAGTTCTACGACCTGATCTCCAGCTTCGACTTCATGTGCTCCACCCCCACGCTGTTCAACGCGGGCACCACCCGCTCGCAGCTGTCCTCCTGCTTCCTCACCACGGTCGGCGATGACCTGGAGGGGATCTTCCACGGCATCAGCAACAACGCGCTGCTGTCCAAGTACGCCGGCGGGCTGGGCAACGACTGGACCCCGGTGCGCGGTATCGGCGCGCACATCAAGGGCACCAACGGCAAGTCCCAGGGCGTGGTGCCGTTCCTCAAGATCGCCAACGACACGGCGGTCGCGGTCAACCAGGGCGGCAAGCGCAAGGGCGCGGTCTGCGCCTACCTGGAGACCTGGCACATCGACGTCGAGGAATTCCTCGACCTGCGCAAGAACACCGGCGACGACCGGCGGCGCACGCACGACATGAACACCGCGAACTGGGTGCCGGATGAGTTCCTGCGCCGGGTGCGCGCCGACGGCCAGTGGACGCTGTTCTCCCCGGACGAGGTCCCGGACCTGCACGACGCCTACGGCCTGGAGTTCTCCCGCAAGTACGCCGAGTACGAGGCGGCCGCCGACCGCGGCGAGATCCGGGTGTTCCGCCGGGTGCAGGCCAAGGACCTGTGGCGGCGCATGCTGACCATGCTGTTCGAGACCGGTCACCCGTGGATCACCTTCAAGGACCCGTGCAACCTGCGTTCCCCGCAGCAGCACTCGGGTGTGGTGCACTCCTCGAACCTGTGCACCGAGATCACCCTGAACACCACGATCGACGAGGTCGCGGTGTGCAACCTCGGCTCGGTCAACCTGGCCCAGCACATCACCGCCGACGGCATCGACCACGCCCGGCTGGAGAAGACCGTGCGCACCGCGGTCCGCATGCTGGACAACGTGATCGACGTCAACTTCTACACCATCCCCGAGGCGCGCCGGTCCAACATGCGGCACCGTCCGGTCGGCCTTGGCCTGATGGGCTTCCAGGACGCGCTCTACGCGCTGCGCCTGCCGATGGCCTCGCCGGGCGCGGTGGAGTTCGCCGACCGCAGCATGGAGGAGATCTCCTACTACGCGATCTCGGCCTCGGCCGAGCTGGCCGCCGAGCGCGGCGCGTACGAGTCCTTCCCCGGTTCGCTGTGGAGCAAGGGGATCCTGCCGATCGACTCGGTGCAGATCCTGGCCGACAACCGGGCAGGCGACCTCGCGGTGGACCGTTCGTCCACTTTGGACTGGGACACGCTGCGGGCGCGCGTGGTCGAGGTCGGCATGCGCAACTCCAACGTGATGGCGATCGCGCCGACCGCGACCATCGCCAACATCACCGGGGTCAACCAGTCGATCGAACCGCTGTACCGCAACCTGTACGTGAAGTCGAACATGTCCGGCGACTTCACCGTGGTCAACCCGCAGCTGGTGCGCGAGCTGAAGGAGCGCGGGCTGTGGGATGAGGTCATGATCGGCGACCTGAAGTACTTCGACGGCAGCCTCGGCGCCATCGAGCGCATCCCGGCCGAGCTGAAGTCCTTGTACGCCACCGCGTTCGAGCTGGACAGCGAATGGCTGATCGAGGCGGCGGCGCGGCGGCAGAAGTGGATCGACCAGGCCCAGTCGCTCAACCTCTACATGGCCAAGCCCAGCGGCAAGAAGCTGGACTCGCTCTACCAGCTGGCCTGGCTGCGCGGCCTGAAGACCACGTACTACCTGCGCGCGCAGAGCGCCACGCACGTGGAGAAGTCCACCCTGCGCGGCACCGACGGCAAGCTCAACGCCGTCTCCCCCGTGCTGGTGGCGCCCGAGCCCGCCCCGGCCGCGGTCTCCCCCGCCGCCGCCCAGGCCGCCGAGGCGCTGGCCTGCTCCATCACCGACCCGGACTGCGAGGCCTGCCAGTGA
- a CDS encoding FtsX-like permease family protein, translated as MTHRTLLIAWRNLRQYRGRLTPLILVTVLGCLLALLAAGLVGRAAERTRAGIAEGPALRTIELRATPERTDTLALTSGNLDKLRGVENLGAVEPTLQAAFGIKTDTVPGELLYATVPQDSRRPPVTASTRPELFPLRDNEVVLPARIQGTGLEVTATRQVAPGQGEPLTERIQVAGLYDPAYADPALTVRLAAAKAGVPEADFLSQQGYSSANVLVAQADEVPAALELLSTFAYLVLALLLAFSLFSGLTLAGSFVRGRTREIGVLKAIGFPRRRILALLLTELAIAGLLAGAAGVLLGNLAVAAATAGLGGRTLLGALRPAIRAAALPPERALREW; from the coding sequence ATGACCCACCGCACCCTGCTGATCGCCTGGCGCAACCTGCGGCAGTACCGCGGCCGCCTCACCCCGCTGATCCTGGTGACCGTGCTGGGCTGTCTGCTCGCCCTGCTCGCCGCCGGTCTGGTCGGCCGGGCGGCGGAGCGGACCAGGGCCGGGATCGCCGAAGGCCCGGCCCTCCGCACCATCGAACTGCGCGCCACACCCGAACGAACCGACACCCTGGCCCTGACCAGCGGAAACCTCGACAAGCTGCGCGGAGTGGAGAATCTCGGCGCGGTCGAGCCCACCCTCCAGGCCGCCTTCGGCATCAAGACCGACACCGTGCCCGGCGAGCTGCTCTACGCCACCGTGCCCCAGGACTCGCGGCGACCGCCGGTGACCGCGAGCACCCGGCCCGAGCTTTTCCCGTTGCGGGACAACGAGGTCGTGCTGCCCGCCCGCATCCAGGGCACCGGGCTGGAGGTCACCGCCACCCGGCAGGTCGCCCCAGGGCAGGGCGAGCCGCTCACCGAGCGGATCCAGGTGGCCGGGCTCTACGATCCGGCCTACGCCGATCCCGCGCTGACGGTCCGCCTGGCCGCGGCCAAGGCCGGTGTGCCCGAGGCGGACTTCCTTTCCCAGCAAGGATATTCCTCGGCGAACGTGCTGGTGGCCCAGGCCGATGAGGTGCCGGCCGCGCTGGAACTGTTGTCCACCTTCGCCTATCTCGTACTGGCCCTGCTGCTGGCGTTCAGCCTGTTCTCCGGCCTGACCCTGGCCGGTTCGTTCGTGCGCGGCCGGACCAGGGAGATCGGCGTGCTCAAGGCGATCGGCTTCCCCCGCCGCCGGATCCTGGCCCTGCTGCTGACCGAACTGGCCATCGCCGGGCTGCTCGCCGGGGCGGCGGGCGTGCTGCTGGGCAACCTCGCGGTCGCCGCCGCCACCGCCGGCCTCGGCGGCCGCACCCTGCTCGGCGCACTCCGCCCGGCCATCCGGGCCGCAGCCCTGCCGCCCGAACGCGCCCTGCGGGAGTGGTGA
- a CDS encoding LysR family transcriptional regulator codes for MELREIEAFLVLAEELHFGRTAARLHLTQGRVSQTIRALEREIGGTLFERTSRSVRLTGLGEEFLTGARAGHEQLLSTLRACQVLARGVNGTLRVGYHPSMGLDFVTGLVRAFEARHPRCAIRLNATEIGPDLLPVFAGAQVVLTWSPGDPELLRDTGLGVGPVLAKHARALVTPADHPLARGESICVEDLAGHLLCNPTNSAPPAHRAAWTPVVTPSGRPIPQTSDDLCTLTGKTSMLVDDALILVARGIGLHCSVAGVLDRMPFPGLVAVPIRDLPPMLAVPVWQQDSAEVRAFVDLAAEYSPID; via the coding sequence ATGGAGTTACGCGAGATCGAGGCTTTCCTGGTGCTGGCCGAGGAACTCCACTTCGGCCGCACCGCGGCTCGCCTGCACCTGACCCAGGGGCGGGTGAGCCAGACGATCCGGGCCCTGGAGCGGGAGATCGGCGGCACGCTGTTCGAGCGGACCAGCCGCTCGGTCCGGCTCACCGGGCTGGGCGAGGAGTTCCTCACCGGCGCCAGGGCCGGGCACGAGCAGCTGCTGAGCACCCTGCGCGCGTGCCAGGTGCTCGCGCGCGGGGTCAACGGCACGCTGCGGGTGGGTTATCACCCGTCGATGGGCCTGGACTTCGTCACCGGACTGGTGCGGGCCTTCGAGGCCAGGCACCCGCGGTGCGCGATCCGGCTCAACGCCACCGAGATCGGCCCGGACCTGCTGCCGGTCTTCGCCGGCGCGCAGGTGGTGCTCACCTGGTCCCCGGGTGACCCGGAACTGTTGCGGGACACCGGACTCGGCGTCGGACCGGTGCTGGCCAAACATGCACGGGCACTGGTCACCCCGGCCGATCACCCACTGGCCCGCGGCGAGTCCATCTGCGTCGAGGACCTGGCCGGGCACCTGCTGTGCAACCCCACCAACTCCGCGCCGCCCGCGCACCGGGCCGCCTGGACCCCGGTGGTCACCCCCTCCGGCCGCCCGATCCCACAGACCTCCGATGACCTGTGCACGCTGACCGGCAAGACCAGCATGCTGGTCGACGACGCGCTGATCCTGGTCGCCCGCGGCATCGGCCTGCACTGCTCGGTGGCCGGGGTGCTGGACCGGATGCCGTTCCCCGGCCTGGTCGCGGTGCCGATCAGGGACCTGCCGCCGATGCTGGCCGTCCCGGTGTGGCAACAGGACTCGGCCGAGGTCCGGGCCTTCGTGGACCTGGCCGCCGAGTACTCGCCGATCGATTAG
- a CDS encoding DUF1579 family protein has translation MLTRLLATTVALTLTLLASCASAPASPEVPTLVRNGLPGPAHQRLQPLIGEWEVEMRTFIAGGTPEKPLVAKDVKGTRRWVEGTGGRHLQEELTGTFNGGPYYRLGWLAHANMAKQYEFVTIDALNAAMMSYHGPSDNGSAELNMTGEFVDQGVLGDAYIGKTIRMRTVIRFETPDRQVIDLLFTPPGEPERLADRKTYTRR, from the coding sequence GTGCTCACCAGACTTCTCGCGACCACCGTCGCACTGACCCTGACCCTGCTCGCCTCCTGCGCCTCCGCCCCGGCCAGCCCCGAGGTGCCCACCCTGGTCCGCAACGGCCTGCCCGGCCCGGCACACCAGCGCCTGCAACCGCTCATCGGTGAGTGGGAGGTGGAGATGCGCACCTTCATCGCCGGCGGCACCCCGGAGAAACCGTTGGTGGCCAAGGACGTCAAGGGCACCCGCCGCTGGGTGGAGGGCACCGGCGGCCGCCACCTCCAGGAGGAGCTGACCGGCACCTTCAACGGCGGCCCGTACTACCGGCTCGGCTGGCTGGCGCACGCGAACATGGCCAAGCAGTACGAGTTCGTCACCATCGACGCGCTCAACGCGGCCATGATGAGCTACCACGGCCCCTCCGACAACGGCTCGGCCGAGCTGAACATGACGGGTGAGTTCGTGGACCAGGGCGTGCTGGGCGACGCCTACATCGGCAAGACCATCCGGATGCGTACGGTCATCCGGTTCGAGACGCCGGACCGGCAGGTGATCGACCTGCTGTTCACCCCGCCGGGGGAGCCGGAGCGACTGGCCGACCGCAAGACCTACACCCGCCGCTAG
- a CDS encoding ribonucleotide-diphosphate reductase subunit beta: MTALEPSVDATGLGQIDRSGGRVSVDDKAMINCRADVNQLLPLKYNWAWDKYLAGCNNHWMPTEVSMQADIALWKSPTGLTDDERRAIKRNLGFFATSESLVANNIVLAVYRHLTNPECRQYLLRQAFEEAVHTHTFQYICESLGLDEGELFNMYREVPSITDKAAWALQYTQNLEDPEFSTGTPEKDQAFLRDLVAFYVVFEGMWFYTGFAQILSLGRRNKMVGIAEQYQYILRDESIHLNFGIDAINQIKIENPHLWTEAFQAEIRTMLREACELEVAYGRDTMPNGLLGLNSELCEQYMHFITNRRCAQIGLTPVFPEADNPFPWMSEMMDLKKEKNFFETRVIEYQTGGALDWD, from the coding sequence GTGACCGCCCTTGAACCCTCCGTGGACGCCACCGGCCTCGGCCAGATCGACCGCAGTGGCGGCCGGGTCAGCGTGGACGACAAGGCGATGATCAACTGTCGCGCCGACGTCAACCAGCTGCTGCCGCTGAAGTACAACTGGGCGTGGGACAAGTACCTCGCCGGCTGCAACAACCACTGGATGCCCACCGAGGTCTCCATGCAGGCCGACATCGCCCTGTGGAAGTCCCCGACCGGGCTCACCGACGACGAGCGCCGGGCGATCAAGCGCAACCTGGGCTTCTTCGCCACCTCGGAGTCCCTGGTGGCCAACAACATCGTGCTCGCGGTGTACCGCCACCTGACCAACCCGGAGTGCCGCCAGTACCTGCTGCGCCAGGCCTTCGAGGAGGCCGTGCACACCCACACCTTCCAGTACATCTGCGAATCGCTCGGCCTGGACGAGGGCGAGCTGTTCAACATGTACCGCGAGGTCCCGTCCATCACGGACAAGGCCGCGTGGGCGCTGCAGTACACGCAGAACCTGGAGGACCCGGAGTTCAGCACCGGCACCCCGGAGAAGGACCAGGCGTTCCTGCGGGACCTGGTCGCCTTCTACGTGGTCTTCGAGGGCATGTGGTTCTACACCGGCTTCGCCCAGATCCTGTCTCTTGGCCGCCGGAACAAGATGGTCGGCATCGCCGAGCAGTACCAGTACATCCTGCGCGATGAGTCGATCCACCTGAACTTCGGCATCGACGCGATCAACCAGATCAAGATCGAGAACCCGCACCTGTGGACCGAGGCGTTCCAGGCCGAGATCCGCACCATGCTCCGCGAGGCCTGCGAGCTGGAAGTGGCCTACGGCCGCGACACCATGCCCAACGGCCTGCTCGGCCTCAACTCCGAGCTGTGCGAGCAGTACATGCACTTCATCACCAACCGGCGCTGCGCCCAGATCGGCCTGACCCCGGTGTTCCCGGAGGCGGACAACCCGTTCCCGTGGATGTCGGAGATGATGGATCTGAAGAAGGAGAAGAACTTCTTCGAGACCAGGGTCATCGAGTACCAGACCGGTGGCGCGCTCGACTGGGACTGA